In Pelodiscus sinensis isolate JC-2024 chromosome 2, ASM4963464v1, whole genome shotgun sequence, the following proteins share a genomic window:
- the RMP24 gene encoding UPF0711 protein C18orf21 homolog — MSSRRRFLEGAARALMGTCPAQARFLMWTCPSEKDNKTDRERICPYCFQFLIPDNHRVRLKPKMKVTPRLQKLLNREAKNHKLNLKQTKLLKKYKDSRSVLLVTCNTCNKTTRHYGKSRDFLATATSRSGTPKSTPDPKTPMSANKMTPLNHSKSGSKGKSPASASRTCMLGQSPSSSFLKTPKTTKSHFSQLKWLLNLEEKQKSQKRDLRNFLSSL, encoded by the exons ATGTCGAGTCGCCGGCGGTTCCTGGAAGGGGCGGCCCGGGCGCTGATGGGCACGTGCCCGGCTCAAGCCCGGTTCCTGAT GTGGACGTGTCCTTCTGAAAAAG ATAACAAAACCGACAGAGAAAGGATATGCCCTTACTGTTTCCAGTTTCTGATTCCTGATAATCACAGAGTTCGTCTCAAACCCAAGATGAAAGTGACTCCACGGCTACAGAAACTTCTTAATCGGGAGGCAAAGAACCATAAACTCAATTTGAAACAGACAAAGCTTTTGAAAAAGTACAAAGACTCAAGAAGTGTTCTG CTGGTTACTTGCAACACATGCAACAAAACAACAAGACATTATGGTAAAAGCAGAGATTTTCTGGCAACAGCAACAAGCCGTTCTGGAACTCCAAAGAGTACACCAGACCCAAAGACTCCAATGTCTGCAAACAAAATGACACCCTTAAATCACAGTAAATCAGGATCCAAAGGCAAAAGTCCAGCATCAGCTTCCAG AACATGCATGCTTGGACAGTCACCATCCAGTTCTTTCCTCAAGACTCCCAAAACCACTAAATCTCACTTTTCTCAGCTCAAATGGCTACTTAATCTTGAAGAAAAACAGAAGAGCCAGAAGAGGGACCTGAGAAACTTCTTGTCTTCACTTTGA